One Bacillus sp. es.036 DNA window includes the following coding sequences:
- a CDS encoding type III pantothenate kinase — protein sequence MILVLDVGNTNIVLGVYEGEELTHHWRMGTSRKQTEDEYAMVIKGLFSHEELSFDDVEGIIISSVVPPIMFALERMCQKYFHHKPLVIGPGIKTGLNIKYDNPKEVGADRIVNAVAGIHVYGAPLIIVDFGTATTYCYIDEQKQYVGGAIAPGINISTEALYMHAAKLPRIEIAKPNHIVGKNTVSAMQSGTLYGYVGQVEGIVSRMKKHSPKEPTVIATGGLASLIAEECDLIDVVDPFLTLKGLHFIYNKNKEELNAYR from the coding sequence ATGATACTTGTGCTTGATGTAGGAAATACGAATATTGTTCTCGGTGTGTATGAAGGTGAAGAGTTAACCCACCACTGGCGAATGGGGACAAGCAGAAAGCAGACAGAAGATGAATACGCTATGGTCATCAAAGGCCTTTTTTCTCATGAAGAACTTTCGTTTGATGATGTAGAAGGCATTATCATTTCATCTGTTGTGCCTCCAATCATGTTCGCTCTTGAGCGTATGTGCCAGAAGTATTTTCACCACAAACCGTTAGTCATCGGTCCTGGAATTAAGACAGGACTCAATATAAAGTATGATAACCCAAAAGAAGTAGGAGCCGATCGGATCGTCAATGCTGTAGCAGGCATTCATGTATATGGAGCGCCTCTTATTATTGTTGACTTTGGAACCGCCACAACATACTGCTATATTGATGAACAAAAACAGTATGTTGGTGGAGCGATTGCGCCAGGCATTAACATTTCAACCGAAGCACTTTACATGCATGCAGCGAAGCTTCCGCGTATAGAAATCGCAAAGCCAAACCATATTGTTGGGAAAAACACGGTGAGCGCGATGCAGAGCGGGACGCTTTATGGTTATGTTGGTCAAGTAGAAGGAATCGTTTCTCGTATGAAAAAGCATTCTCCTAAAGAACCAACTGTTATTGCTACCGGGGGACTCGCTTCTCTAATTGCGGAGGAATGCGACCTTATAGATGTGGTCGACCCATTCTTAACGCTGAAAGGTTTGCATTTTATCTATAATAAGAACAAAGAAGAGTTAAACGCATACCGATAA
- the hslO gene encoding Hsp33 family molecular chaperone HslO, with amino-acid sequence MNDYLIKALAFDGNVRAYAISSTEMVAEAQRRHTTWPTASAALGRAMTASTMMATGLKGEEKITVKIEGGGPIGAIIVDANAKGETRGYVSNPHVHFDLNDQGKLDVAQAVGRDGFLSVVKDIGMREKFTGQVPIVSGELGEDFTYYLVTSEQVPSAVGVGVLVNPDNTILAAGGFMIQLLPGAGEETIRFIEKRIEAIPPISKLIESGKTPEEILYALLGEENIKIIDNMPVQFECSCSKERFSNGIMGLGKEEINNMIEEDGEAETACHFCNAHYHFSKEELQELYAESKV; translated from the coding sequence ATGAATGATTATTTAATTAAAGCACTTGCATTCGATGGTAATGTAAGGGCTTATGCGATATCTAGTACAGAAATGGTTGCGGAGGCACAGCGACGTCATACGACTTGGCCAACTGCATCTGCTGCGCTTGGGCGCGCCATGACAGCATCGACAATGATGGCTACTGGACTAAAAGGAGAAGAAAAAATTACGGTAAAAATTGAAGGTGGCGGTCCGATCGGCGCTATTATTGTGGACGCGAATGCCAAAGGTGAAACACGCGGGTATGTCAGCAACCCACACGTTCACTTTGATTTAAATGATCAAGGTAAGCTTGATGTGGCTCAAGCGGTAGGACGCGACGGCTTTCTATCAGTGGTGAAAGATATTGGCATGCGCGAGAAATTCACAGGGCAAGTTCCGATTGTGTCTGGTGAATTAGGGGAAGATTTTACGTATTATCTTGTTACTTCAGAGCAAGTGCCTTCAGCAGTTGGCGTTGGTGTCCTTGTAAATCCGGATAACACGATCCTTGCAGCTGGAGGTTTTATGATTCAATTGCTTCCTGGCGCTGGTGAGGAAACCATCCGTTTTATTGAGAAGCGAATTGAAGCGATTCCGCCAATTTCAAAATTAATCGAATCTGGAAAAACGCCAGAAGAGATTTTGTACGCTCTTCTTGGAGAAGAAAATATTAAAATCATCGACAACATGCCTGTGCAATTTGAGTGTAGCTGTTCGAAAGAGCGTTTCTCAAATGGGATTATGGGACTTGGAAAAGAAGAAATTAATAATATGATTGAGGAAGATGGAGAAGCAGAAACCGCTTGTCACTTCTGTAATGCCCACTACCACTTTTCAAAAGAAGAACTCCAAGAGTTATACGCTGAAAGCAAAGTATAA
- the cysK gene encoding cysteine synthase A — MRIANSITDLIGQTPIVKLNRIADEGQAEVYLKLEFMNPGSSVKDRIALAMIEAAEEKGELKPGDTFVEPTSGNTGIGLAMVAAAKGYQAVLVMPDTMSMERRNLLKAYGAKLVLTPGSEGMGGAIRKSEELAKEHGYFMPQQFKNEANPDVHRRTTGQEIVEQMDQLDGFVAGIGTGGTITGAGEVLKKHFPSVKLYAVEPTDSPILSGGKPGPHKIQGIGAGFVPAVLNTDVYDEVIQVQNDQAFEWARKAAREEGILGGISSGAAIYAALEVAKKLGKGKKVLAVIPSNGERYLSTPLFQFDDE, encoded by the coding sequence ATGAGAATAGCAAATTCAATTACAGATCTAATCGGTCAAACACCTATTGTGAAACTTAACCGCATCGCTGATGAGGGCCAAGCAGAGGTATACTTAAAGCTTGAATTTATGAATCCTGGAAGCAGCGTGAAAGATCGTATTGCCCTTGCAATGATTGAAGCAGCTGAAGAAAAGGGCGAATTAAAGCCCGGAGATACTTTTGTGGAGCCTACAAGTGGTAATACGGGAATTGGTCTTGCAATGGTTGCAGCAGCAAAAGGCTACCAGGCTGTTCTCGTTATGCCTGATACGATGAGTATGGAACGACGTAACCTATTGAAAGCATACGGAGCAAAGCTTGTTCTTACTCCTGGTTCTGAAGGTATGGGCGGAGCTATTCGCAAATCCGAGGAGTTAGCAAAAGAGCACGGGTATTTCATGCCCCAACAATTTAAAAATGAAGCAAATCCTGACGTGCATCGTCGTACAACAGGTCAAGAGATTGTTGAACAGATGGACCAGCTTGATGGATTTGTTGCGGGTATTGGTACTGGTGGAACAATTACAGGTGCAGGTGAAGTATTGAAAAAGCACTTTCCGTCAGTTAAGCTTTACGCTGTAGAGCCAACCGACTCGCCTATTTTATCTGGTGGTAAACCTGGTCCTCATAAGATTCAAGGGATTGGTGCTGGATTTGTACCCGCGGTTCTGAATACGGATGTCTATGATGAAGTCATTCAAGTTCAAAACGATCAAGCTTTTGAGTGGGCTAGAAAGGCAGCAAGAGAAGAAGGTATTCTAGGCGGTATTTCTTCAGGTGCTGCAATTTATGCAGCGCTTGAAGTAGCTAAGAAGCTTGGTAAAGGTAAAAAAGTTCTTGCTGTCATTCCAAGTAATGGGGAACGTTACCTAAGTACACCACTGTTTCAATTCGATGATGAATAA